CCGTTCAAAGAAAATTTTGTCCTTTACCTTCTTTATCCCTATTCCTTCCAAACTATTTATGAGACTTCTGGATAGGTCCTTCCTGACCTGGCATTTCTCCTACATGATCTATTTTTCACTTCCTATCTCCTTTTCTCGAGCGGCTAGCTTCTAATCAATCTCAATTACTAAGGAGGCCTAAACTACAGAAGGATAGGccttgagttgcaatgccacaacttcACTGCGAATTTCaagcttcaatccttgttgaaacctcttTGCCTTCAGAGTTTCTATACTTACGTATTTAGGAACTAATCGGTCCAATATTGTAAACTCGGCCTtatactccaacacacttcttcCACCTTGTTTCAATTCTAAAGATTCAACTTCCAACTGATT
This sequence is a window from Apium graveolens cultivar Ventura chromosome 9, ASM990537v1, whole genome shotgun sequence. Protein-coding genes within it:
- the LOC141685793 gene encoding uncharacterized protein LOC141685793, yielding MEKVFTLTQVSDDLKTDYASYYLKNKANYWWESTRALEEEGLVPWTRFTELFLEKYFPDYLWNQLEVESLELKQGGRSVLEYKAEFTILDRLVPKYVSIETLKAKRFQQGLKLEIRSEVVALQLKAYPSVV